Within Planctomycetota bacterium, the genomic segment CACCGGCGGCGACGGCGCCGGGACGTTCAACATCTCGACCGCCGCCGCCCTGGTGGCCGCGGCAGCGGGCCTGCCGGTCGCGAAGCACGGCAACCGCGCGGTGTCGAGCGCGACCGGGTCGGCCGACGTGCTCGAACGACTCGGTGTCCGCGTCGGCTGCGGACCGGCGGTGGCGGCCCGGTGCCTCGACGTCGCCGGCATCTGCTTCTGCCTGGCACCGGTGTACCACCCGGTGATGGCCCTCGTCGGCCCGCTGCGAAGGGCGCTGGGTCGGCCGACGCTGTTCAACGCGATCGGCCCGCTGTGCAATCCCGCCGGGGCGACCGTCCAGGTGGTGGGGGTGGGCCGACCGGAGCTGCGCGAGCCGCTGGCCCACGCCGCGGCCGACCTCGGGATGCAGCGCGTGCTGGTCGTGTCGGGGACGCTGCCGGCCGGGAACGCCTGTGACGAGGTGAGCGTCTTCGGGCCGACGGATGTCGTCGAGATCGCCGGCGGGGTGCGACGCCGGTGCCGTTGGGAGCCCGAAGACTTCGGCCTGTCCCGCCGCAACGCCGAGGATCTCGGCAGCTTGCTCGTCGACGGTCCCGCGGCCAGCGCCGCGGCGATCACCGCCGTCCTCGCCGGCGTGCCGGGGCCGGCACGCGAGACGGTGGCCGTCAATGCCGGAGCCCTGCTCTGGGCCGCCAGCCGGAGCGCGACCCCGGCCGACGGCTACAGGATCGCCATCGAGGCGATCGACTCCGGCGCCGCCGCGCGGACGCTGGCGGCCCTCGTCGCGACGTCACAGGAACCCGATCCGGTGAGCCCCTCATGAAGCTCGAGGTGATCCAACCCGACGCTCCTCCCCCCGGGCCGGCGGCCGCTGGCGCACCGCTGCCCCCGTGCTGCGCCCGTCCCGGCGCCGGTGAGCTCGGCTGGCAGTGCCCGATGCATCCCGACGTCACGGCGTCGGCCCCCGGAAGCTGCCCGGTGTGCGGGATGGAGCTGGTCCCGATCGGTCAGGCCTCCACGGCGGCGGACGACGCGGCCCGGGCCCGGCGCCGGCTGGTGGTCTGTGCCCTGCTCGGCGGCTTGTTGATGGCGGTGTCGATGACGGGGATGGCCGGCCACGCGCTGGGCATCACCGACGGCATCGTCGGCTGGCTGGCGGGGACGACCGGCAACGTCCTTCAACTACTGCTCGCCGCACCGCTGGTCCTGTGGGGTGGCTGGCCGATCCTCACCGGCGGCTGGGCCGGTTTCCGGCGCGGCCGGCCGACGATGTTCTCCCTGGTCGGGCTGGGGATCACGGTGGCGTTCGTCGCCAGCGTCGTCGCCACCGTCGCCCCGGGGCTGTTTCCGCCCGCGTTCCGCCGCCACGACGGCAGCGTCGAAACGTTTTTCGAATCGGCAGGGATGATCGTCGTCCTCGTGCTCGCGGGCCAGGCGCTCGAGTCGCGTGCCAGGCGCGGCACCGGAGCCGCGCTCCGCGCGCTTCTCGACCTCGCCCCACCCACCGCGGAGCGCCATCCCGGCGGCAAGACGGTGCCGCTCAGCCAGGTACGGCCGGGCGACCTCCTCCGTGTACGCCCCGGCGGGCGGATTCCCACCGATGCGACGCTGCTGGAGGGCACGACGACCTGCGACGAGTCGCTCCTCACCGGCGAGCCGCTGCCGGTGGCGCGCGGGCCCGGCGACAAACTCCTCGGCGGTGCGATCAACGGTCCGGCGGCGCTGGTGATCCGCGCCGACACCGCGGCCGCCGGGGCGCTGGTGGCGCGGATCGCCCGGCTCGTGCGCGAGGCACAATCGCGGCGGGCGCCGATCGAGGCCCTTGCCGACCGGGCCGCGGCGGTGTTCACCCCGGCGGTGCTCGGTCTCGCCCTGGCCACGTTTCTCGGCTGGGCCGCGTTCGGCCCGGAACCGCGGCTCGCCCTGGGCCTCGTGTCCGCGGTCAGCGTGCTGGTGATCGCCTGCCCCTGCAGCCTCGGATTGGCGACGCCGCTGTCGATGACCGTGGCGATCGGCCGCGGGGCGCGCGAGGGGATCCTCGTCCGTAGCCCCGCCGCCCTCGAGTCCCTGGCCGCCGCGACGCTGTACACGTTCGACAAGACCGGAACCCTGACCGCCGGGGCGCCGCGCGTCGTCGGCTCGCTGGCGGTTCCCGGGAGGGTGCCCGCGGCGCACTCCCTGCTCGGCATGGTGGCGGCCGTGGAAAAGGTGAGCGAGCACCCGCTGGCCAAGGCGTTTGCCGTCGCCGCCGCCGGGGAGCCGATCCCGCCGGTGGCGGATGCGACCGCCGTGATCGGGCGCGGGATCCGGGGGCGGTGCGGCGATCGCGCCGTGGTGGTGGGAACCGCCGGCCTGCTCGGTGACGACGGGATCGAGCTGACGCCGCTGCAAACCGGTCCGGCGGCTGAGTGGGTGGCCGAGGCCACTGCCGCCGGACAGACGCTCGTGTTCGCCGCCGTCGATGGCCACCTCGCCGGTGCCTTCGCGATCACCGATCCGCCCCGCGACGACGCCGCCGACGTCGTCGGCTTCCTGCGGCGGCGCGGCGCGGGGATCGAACTGCTCTCCGGCGACCGCCCCGCGGCCGCCGAGCATCTCGCCCGTCTGGTGGGGATCGAGCGAGTCGCCGGCGGACTGTCGCCCGAGGACAAGGCAGACCGGGTGACCGCCCTGCGCCGGCAGGGGCAGCGGGTGGCCTTCGTCGGCGACGGGATCAACGACGCGGTCGCGCTGGCCGCCGCCGACGTCGGCCTGGCCATGGGGGAAGGCGCCGACGTGGCGATCGGGAGCGCCGACATCACGCTCCTCACCGGCGGGCTGGCGGCAGTGCCCCGCGCGGTCGCGTTGGCCGACGCGACGATGGCCAACGTGCGGCAGAACCTCGTCCTCGCGACCGTCTACAACCTCGTCGCCCTGCCCGTCGCCGCCGGCCTCCTCTACCCGCTGTTCGGGCACGTCACCAGCCCGATGCTCGCGGCGGCGGCGATGAGCATCAGCTCGCTGTCGGTGATCGCCAACGCCCTGCGGCTGCGCCGCGGGGGGCGATAGGCCGGGTGGCCTCAACCGCGCTCCAGCCCGGTCAGCGGCACCGCCAGCCCGTCGTGGGCCAGCTCGATTCCCGGCGGGAGCCGTGCCGACACCTCGGCGTGGCCGAGCTCGTGGGACAAGTGCACCAGCAACGTCCGCCGGGCCCCGATCGACCGGGCCGTGTCGATCGCCTCGGCGAGCGAGAAATGGGTCGGGTGCCGCGTCGGCCGCAGGCAGTCGAGGACGAGGACGTCGAGGCCGGCCAGGAGCGGCCGCGTCGCCGCCGGGATCTCGTTGGTGTCGGTGCAGTAGGCGACGTCGCCGAACCGGAAACCGAGGACGTCGAACGGTCCATGGCGGAGGCGGAGCGGCACGGCGCGGGCTCCCAGCACCGTGAATGGTTCGGTCGAGATCGACTCGAGGGCGAGCTTCGGAACGCCGCCCCCGGGAGCGGGGATCGCCGCGAAAGCGTAGTCGAAGGCGAGCCGGATCCGGGCCTCGACCCGCGGTTCGCAGTACACCGGCACCGAGCGGCCGGAGTGGAAGCAGATCGGCCGGACGTCGTCGAGTCCGTAGACGTGGTCGACGTGATCGTGCGTGTAGAGGATCGCGTCGATCGCCGTCAGCCCGGCGTTCAGCAGTTGCTGGCGGAGATCGGGAGTGGTGTCGATCAGGAGCGTGCCGGCGGGGAGGCCCAGCGCCACACTCGTGCGGAACCGCCGGTCGCGGGGATCGGGGCTGGTGCAGGTGGGGCAACCACAGCCGACGACGGGGACGCCCACGCTCGTCCCGGTGCCGAGAAACAGCAACTGCCCGGCAATGTCGCGGCCGACCGCACGGGGCCGTGGTGTGGCACGGCCAGACCGGAAGGAGGGCGTGGCCATCATGGGGAGGAAGTCGGCAAGTGGCCGATGAGCGGAGCGGCGGGAAGCGACCGCATGCTACTCGATCGGGTCGTGCGGTAGACCGGTCGAGGATCGCCTTGACCAGCCGCGGCCGAAACCGTGACAATTATTCGGAGGTTAGCTGGCTCGGGAAAACCTGCCTTCCTGCCATCCGGCTGCCCGCCCCTCGATCGTCCCCGACGGTCTCCAGAACCCGGCGCCGGCAGGCGGCGGAGTCCGGCCACGTCAGCGTCGGGACCACCCGGCCCGTTTTCGCCCCCGCGGACCCGTTGATCCCGTCATGGAATTCCTCGAACGCCTCTGGGAGACGGTCGGCAACGCGGGCTCCGCGGTCGAGCACCGTGTCGAACGGCTGCTGACCGGACTGTTCGGCTCGTCGAACGCACGCTACCTGCGCCGGCTGGAGCCCAAGATCGAGGCGATCAACTCGCTGGAGCCGAAGTACCAGGCGATGAACGACGCCGAGCTCCGCGCCCAGACCGTGGAGTTTCGCCGCCGGCTCGCCGCCGGTGAGACGCTCGACGACCTGCTCGTCGAGGCGTTCGCCGTCTGCCGGGAGGGGGGCCGGCGGTTCCTCGGGATGCGGCACTACGACGTGCAGCTGATCGGCGGGATGGTGCTCCACTCGGGGGCGATCGCCGAAATGATCACCGGCGAGGGGAAGACGCTCGTCGCCACGCTCCCGGCCTACCTCAACGCCCTGGAGGGGAAGGGCGTCCATGTCGTCACGGTCAACGACTACCTCGCGCGCCGCGACATGGAGTGGATGGGGCCGCTGTACATCGGTCTCGGCCTGACCGTGGGCGCTATCCAGTCGCGGATGGAGACCGACGAACGGCAGAAATCCTACGCCCGCGACATCACCTACGGGACCAACAACGAGTTCGGCTTCGACTACCTGCGCGACAACATGCGCCTCGCCAGGCGCGGCGACGACCGCTTTCCCGCGCACGTCCAGCAGAGCCAGGGTCCGCTCCACTACGCGATCATCGACGAGGTCGACAACATCCTCGTCGACGAGGCGCGGACGCCGCTGATCATCTCGGGCCCGGCCCACGACGACGTGCGGAAATACGCGCGTGCCGACCAGATCGCGCGGCAGCTCCAGGCGGAGACCCATTTCGAGGTCAAGGAGAAGGAGCACACCGTCGCCCTCACGGAGGAAGGCGTGCGCCGCGCGGAGCGGCTGGCCGACGTCGAGAGCTTCTACACCGCCGGCAACATGGAGTGGCCGCACCTCATCGACAACGCCCTCAAGGCCCATCACCTCTACAAGCGCGACGTGAACTACGTCGTCCAGAACGGCGAGGTGGTGATCGTCGACGAGTTCACCGGCCGCCTGATGCCCGGGCGGCAGTGGTCCGACGGGCTGCACCAGGCGGTCGAGGCGAAGGAAGGGGTGCGGATCAAGGAGGAGTCACAGACCCTGGCGACGGTCACCCTGCAGAACTTCTTCAAGCTCTACGACAAGGTCGGCGGCATGACCGGCACCGCCATGACCGAGGCGAGCGAGTTCTGGAAGATCTACAAGCTCGACGTCATCGCCATCCCCCCCAACCGCGGCCTCAAGCGGATCAACCATCCGGACGTCATCTACCGCACCGAACGCGAGAAGTGGATCGCGGTGGCCGACGAGGTCGAGCGAATCCACCGCTGGGATTCGGTGCTCCTCGCCGACGGCAGCTTCCACATGGGCCGGATCGTCGGCGAGGACGACCGCGAGATCCGCCTCGAACTGAAGCCCGAGGGGGAGCGGCGCGGCGGCGACGTCGAGACCCTGCCCCGGGGGAAGATCCGCGAGCTGCAGCGGCGCGGCTGCCCGGTGCTTGTCGGAACGGTGTCGATCGAGAAGAGCGAGCGGCTCTCGGCACTGCTCGAGAAGCGCGGCATCGACCACCAGGTGCTCAACGCCAAGCACCACAAGCGCGAGGCGGAGATCATCGCCCAGGCGGGGCGCCTCGGCGCGGTGACGATCGCCACCAACATGGCCGGACGCGGCACCGACATCATCCTCGGCGGCAACCCGGAAACGCTCGCCTGGGCGAAGCTCCAGGATCGCTACCCGACGCGGCTCGATGTCCCCAAGCACGAGTGGGACGGGCTGGTCGCCGAGATCTCCCAGGCCGAGAACATGAAGGCCGAAGGGGAATTGGTGCGGTCGATGGGAGGGCTGCAGATCATCGGCACCGAGCGCCACGAGGCGCGGCGCATCGACCTCCAGCTCCGCGGCCGCTGCGGCCGGCAGGGGGATCCCGGCTCGAGCCGGTTCTTCCTCTCGCTCGAAGACGACCTGATGCGGATCTTCGCCGGCGAGTGGGTGAAGAACGTCCTCACGCGCCTCGGGATGCAGGATGGCGAGGCGATCGAGAGCCGGATGGTGACCCGCCGGGTCGAGGCGGCCCAGAAGAAGGTCGAGGAGAGCCATTTCGACGTCCGCAAGAACCTCCTCGAGTACGACGAGGTGATGGACGAGCAGCGGAAGCGGGTCTACGGGTTCCGCCAGCGGATCCTCGAGGACGCCGACTGCCGGGAACTGATCCGGGAGATGGTCGGTCGCCAGATCGACACCAACATCGGCACCCTCCTCGACAAGGACTACGGCTCGCAGAGCTTCGCCGCATGGGCGGCCTCGCAATTGGGCTGCGAGCTCGACGCCGCCGACTTCCGCGGACTGTCGCCCGCCGAGGCGGAGCGCGTCGCGAGCGAGGACGCGGTGCGCCAATCGGAGGTGCAGATCGCCGAGGCGGTCGAGGAGAACCTGCCCGACGGCGAGGACGAGACGGAGTGGAACTGGGCGGCGTTGGCGGCGTTCGTCAACACGCGTTGGAAGCTCGGTGTCAACGACCGCGAGCTGCGCCGGATCGGCCGTGACGGCGTCACCGACATGCTCCAGGAGCGTGCGGCGGCCGCGATCCGGGCGATCGATCTCGCCGAGGGTGCGCGGTTCCTCGCCGATGACTTCGGAGTCCGCAGCGCCTGCGGCTGGACCGAGTGGCGCTTCGGGATCCAACTCACCCCCGAGGAGATCGCCGACCTGCAGCGGACGGGGGGTGATCCCGAGGCGTTCCGGCGGAAGGTCCGGGCCAAGGCGCGCGAAGTCTACGACCGGCGCGAGATCGAGTATCCGGTGCTCGGAGCGCTCGGTCACTTCTCGCAGCGCCAGCCCGACGGCGTCCGCCGCATCGACCTGGCCGGATTCGTCGCCTGGGCCCGCGATCGGTTCGGCGGCGATCTCGACGAGCAGCGCCTCGGCTCGGGCGACCCCGACACGGTCGTCGGCGAGGTCTTCTCCGCCAGCGCCAGGCGCCACGGCCGCGGCGACGACGGGCGCGAAGAGATGAAGCGGATGGAGCGGGCCGTCGTCCTGCAGACGCTCGACAACGCCTGGAAGGACCACCTCCTGGCGATGGACCATCTCCGCAGCAGCGTCGGACTCCGGGGCTATGCCCAGGTCGATCCGAAGGTCGAGTACAAGCGCGAAGGGATGCGGATCTTCGAGTTGATGTGGAACGGCATCGACGAGCGGGTCACCGACCTCGTCTACCGGATCGAGCAGGTGGATGACGACGACGTCCGCAGCGCGTTCCAGGAGACCGCGGCGATCCATGCCGAGGCCGCCCGGCCGACCGCCCCGATCGAAGCACCACCGACCGCGCCGGCAGGAGCCCCGGCGGCGGCCGAAGCCGGGAGTGAGCCGGCCCGGCTCGAGCCGATCCGCAATCTCGCCGCCAAGGTGGGGCGCAACGACCCCTGCCCGTGCGGCAGCGGTAAGAAGTTCAAGAACTGCTGCGCCAAGTCGAGCGGCGTGGCGGCCGGGTGACGCGCCGTTCCGGCCGCTGCCTCACGCCCGTGATCGTTCCGGCATGCTGCTCGATGTCGTCTATCTGCTGGTCGCGCTGCTCATCCTTCCCTGGGTGGCGTGGCGGAGGCTCTCGGGAGCGCGCCAAGTCGCCGCCCCGTGGGTGCGGTTCACCGGCGCGATCGCACCGCTCCCCGATCCGGCCGGGAGGCCGCGGATCTGGCTCCACGGCGTCAGTGTCGGTGAGGTGCAACTGCTCACCGCGCTCGCTGCCGAGATCGAGCGACAGGCCGAGGCCGCCGGGTGCCCCGTCGATTGCGTCGTCTCCAGTTCGACGACGACCGGGCTGGAGGTCGCGCGGAAGCGTTTCGGCACGGACCGTGTCTTCCCCTGCCCGCTCGACTTCTCCTGGGCGGTGGAGCGGGTCATCGACCGCTGCGCCCCCGCGTTGATCGTCCTCGGCGAACTGGAACTGTGGCCGAATCTTCTCGCGCGGGCCTGGCACCGTGGCATCCCGGTCGTCGTCGCCAACGCCCGGATGAGCCCGCGCAGTGCCGCCGGCTACGGCCGGATCGCACCGGTCGTCCGGCGGATGCTCTCCCGGGTGGCAGTCGTGGTGGCCCGGTCCGCCGAGGACGCAGCGCGGTTCGCGGCGCTCGGGGCGGGGCGGATCGTCGTCGCCGGTTCACTGAAGTACGACGGCGTCCGCGGTGACCGTGACCATCCCGACATCCACCGGCTGCAATCGCTCGCCGGCTTCACCCCCGACGACGTCGTGTTCCTCGCCGGAAGCACGCAGCATCCGGAGGAGGAACTGGCGCTGGCCACCTACCGCACGTTGGCGCCCCGGCATCCTCGGCTGCGGCTCGTGATCGTCCCGCGGCACGTCGAACGCGCGCCGGCGATCGCCGCGCTGCTCGATCGCGCCGGCGTGCCCTGGCAGCGGCGCAGCCGGCTCGACGCGGGTCACCCCCCCCCCGCCACCACGGTCTTGCTCGTCGATACGACCGGTGAGTTGGCCTGGTGGTGGGGTACGGCGGCCGTGGCGTTCGTGGGCGGCAGCCTCGACGGCCACCGTGGCGGGCAGAACATGCTCGAGCCGGCGGCCTACGGTACAGCCGTCTGCTTCGGTCCCCACACGCGCAACTTCGCCACCGAAGTGGCGACGCTGTTGGCCGCCGACGCCGCGACGGTGGTCGGCGACGGGAACGCGCTGACCGAGTTCGTGGGCCGTTGCCTCGACGACCCTGCATGGGCCGCCGCCCGCGGCGCCGAGGCCCGGGCGACGGTCGCGGCACATCGTGGCGCGACGGCCCTGACCGCCGCGCTCGTCCTCGAAAACGTCGCCGGCGGCGGCGGCGCGGGGGGCGGCCGTTGCCGGTCCCCGGAAAACCGTCCATAATCCGGCCCTCGGCATCGGCCTACCGGACTGCGAATCCACCATCACGACGAGGAACCGGACGTGTCACGAGGGAAGTATCTGTTCACCAGCGAGTCGGTCAGCATGGGTCATCCGGACAAACTGGCGGACCAGATTTCCGACGGGGTCCTCGACGCCTACCTGGCCCAGGATCCGCGCAGCCGCGTGGCCTGCGAGACGATGGTGACCACCGGTCTGGCGGTGATCGCCGGCGAGATCACCTCCCGCGGCACGATCGACTACCAGAAAGTCGTCCGCGACGTGATCCGTGACGTCGGTTACTCCGACGACGAGATGGGGATCGCCGCCGACACCTGCTCCGTGCTCGTCGCCGTCGGCAAGCAGTCGGGCGACATCGCGATGGGCGTCAACGAGGACGAGGCGAAGGGCAAGGACATCGGCGCCGGCGACCAGGGCCTGATGTTCGGCTACGCCTGCAACGAGACCCCGGAGCTGATGCCCCTGCCGATCGCCCTCTCCCACCGGATCCTCAACCGGCTGACCGAAGCCCGGCAGAAGAACGAGGTCGACTGGCTGCGGCCCGATTCGAAGAGCCAGGTGACCGTGGAGTACGACGGCGACAAGCCGGTGCGGATCGACACGATCGTCGTCTCCACGCAGCACGCTCCCCACGTCACCAACGACGAGATCCGCACGTTCGTCATCGAGAAGATCGTCAAGCCGCTTCTCCCGCGGGACCTCGACACTTCTTCGATCACCTACCACATCAACCCCACCGGTCGGTTCGTGGTCGGCGGTCCGCACGGTGACTGCGGCCTCACCGGCCGCAAGATCATCGTCGATACCTACGGTGGCTGGGGACGGCACGGCGGCGGCGCGTTTTCCGGCAAGGATCCGACCAAGGTCGACCGCAGTGCCGCCTACATGGCGCGCCATGTCGCCAAGAACATCGTCGCCGCCGGCCTCGCCGAGCGCTGTGAGGTGCAGCTGGCCTACGCGATCGGCGTGAGCGATCCGGTCAGCGTGCACGTCGACACCGAGGGAACCGGGGCGATCGCCGACGAGCGACTGTGTGCGGTGGTCCGCGAGTTCTTCCCGCTCACGCCCCGGGGGATCATCGACTACCTCGACCTGCGGCGGCCGATCTACCGCAAGACCGCCGCGGGCGGCCACTTCGGACGCGATGGCTTCAGCTGGGAGAAGACCGATCGCGCCACGGCGCTGGCGCAAGCGGCCCGGTCCGGCGCGATTGCCGGCGCGGCGCGGTGACGAGCCCGCGCCGCAGCCGCCGCTGATGCGGTGACGAAGGTGTGGACGAATCGAGTGCTCACAGCCGAGGGATGCCCGCCGCCGTGACGGACTCGATAGGGTTCCGGAGAATCTCCCGCCGGTCGGCCGGCGCCGACGACGTCGGTGCCGCGCTCGCCACCGGCGCCCTCGCCCTGGCAGGGGCGCTCCCCCTCGCATGCGCCGGAGTGCTCGTCGTCCGCCGGTTGGCGGGAGGCCTCCCGGGGGGTGGGCGCCCCGCCGGCATGCTGGCGGTGGCGCTGACCGGCGTCGGATTCGTGGTCGCCGCCGACCTGATCGCCCGGGCAGCCGCAGGGCGGTCCGACGAGAGGGCGCCGGGGATGGCGTGGCAACCGATCGCTGCACGGATCGCCCTCTGCTGCGCGGTGGCGGCACTGGCGCCCCCTTGGCCGTGGCGGGGGACGGCGTGGCCGGCGGTGGCGACAGCCGGGGCCGCGATGACGGCGGCGCTGGTGCGGGTGCCGCGCCGCCGCGCCGTGGCCAGGACCATGGCCGAGCCGGAGGCACGACACCGAGCGGCGCAGGCGCCACTGGGGGCGTGTGCTGTCGGTGGTGGGCCCACGGCGTCCCCCGCCGAGGCCTCCGGTGGAGCCCTCTCGCAACGGCTGATGCGTTTCCATCGAGCGGACACGATGACCGACCGCATCGAGGGCACGGTGGTCGTCGTCGTCCCGCCGGGGGAGCGCTCGGCACCGACCCATGTCGCGTTCTGCCCGCCCTTCTCCGTGAGCCCGCTGATCACGATCGCCGCCGTCGAAGCAGCGACGGAAGCGGAGGCCGATGCGGTCGAAACACTCCCCTGGGGCACCCGGATCGAGTGCCGCCTCGAGGATGCGGCCGACGACCCGGTGGAGGTCGTCGTCTCGTTCACGGCCGACGGACCGATGCCCTCCTCCGGACGATCCACCGCGGTCCCCGTCACACCGGATCCCTGAGGCATCGGCTTCCATGGCCCGCTGGCCGCAACGACTGTGGACGACGCTGTTCACCTACACGGTGATCTTCTTCGGGTTTCCCCTGCTGGCGTGGCTGCTGTACCGCTGGGTCCGGGGAGGAGGGTAGACGATGGATTCCGCCGGCCACCGGCTCGACGAACCCTCCCCCACGCTGGTGGCGGCGCTGCGCGGCGCCGATCAACTCGGCGTCCTCGCCCACTGGGAGCGCCTCGACGCCGCTGCACGGGAGCGACTGCTCGCGCAGGTGACGGCCATCGATTGGGGGCTCGTCGCCGATCTCACCCGGCGTGTCCGGCGCGGACACCTCGCCCCTCCTGCCGGGGACACGTCGTTCGATCTGGCGAGCGCCGAGTCTCCCCCCTGTCGTCCCCTCCGCGGTGCGGATCCGACTGTCGCCGCCCGCGGCCGGGAGGCACTGGCGGCCGGCGCGGTCGGGGCGATCCTTGTCGCAGGTGGACAGGGCACACGCTTGGGGTGCACCGGGCCGAAGGGGCTGTGCGCCGTGGGGCCGCTGTCGCAGGCCACGTTGTTCGACGTGCTTCTCGGCCGACTCGCGGCCATCGGCCGCCGCTACGGACGCGGAGTCCCCCTGGCGATCATGACCAGCGCCGCCACCGACGACGAGACGCGCCGCTTCCTGGCATCGCGGCAGTGGTGCGGGCTCGACCCGGACGACGTGTTCCTGTTCCGGCAACAGGACCTGCCGGCCTTCGACGCGGCCGATGGCAACATCCTCCTTGCCGCACCGGACCGCGTCGCCCTCGCCCCCGATGGCCACGGCGGCATGCTCTTGGCGCTGGCGGGCGTCGGGGGGCTCGAGTGGTTCGGCCGTCGCGGGGTCGCGACCGTCGCGAGTTTCCAGGTCGACAACCCGCTGGCACTGCCCCTCGATGCCGAGTTCCTCGGCGCCCACCTCGATGCCGCCGCCGAGTTCACGCTCCAGGTGATCCGCAAGCGAGAGCCAGCCGAGCGCGTCGGGGTGATCGCCACCTCCGGAGGCGTGACCCGGGTCGTCGAATACAGCGATCTGCCCGCCACCGCCGCGGCCGAGCGGCTGGCCGACGGCCGGCTCCGCTTCCACGCCGGCAGCATCGCCGTGCATGCCTTCGCCCTCGAGTTCCTCGCCCACTGCGCGGCGCGTGGCGACGCCCTCCCGCTCCACGCAGCGCGTAAGGCGGTCCCGTTCGTCGACGCCGACGGCCGCCACCATGCCCCACGCGCGCCCAACGCGGTGAAGTTCGAACGCTTCATCTTCGACATCCTCCCCCTGGCGAGGCGGGTGTGCGTCGTCGAGCTCGAGCCGGGCGAGGGATTCGCCCCGCTCAAGAATCCCAGCGGTGCGGCGGCCGACACACCGGAGCACGTGCGCGAGGCACTGATCGCCCGCGACCGGGCGATTCTGGCCGCAGCGGGAGTGACCGTCGACGAGGGGGTCGTCGTCGAGCTCGACGCCGCCACGATCCTCGACGCCGACGACGTCACTCTGGCCTTGCCCCCGGGAACGCGGATCAGCGCATCTGCCGTCATCCGCGCGGACCCGATAACGCCACGCGGGACCGGCGGTGGCGAGTTCCGGTGATTTCCCCGCGGGTGGGCCGAGGACCGCACGACGGATCGGCGACGAGCGACGCGTGTTTCCTCACGGAGGTCGGTGATGCTCCACGTGGTGATCATGGCGGGTGGATCGGGTACGCGGTTCTGGCCCGCCAGTCGGGCGGCGCTTCCCAAGCAGCTGTTGCGCCTGGCCGGCGAGCGGACGCTGCTGCAGGCCACCGTCGATCGCCTGTCGGGGTTGGTTGCACCCGAGCAGGTGCTCGTCGTCACCGCCGAGCGGCTCCTGCCCACCGTGCGGGAACAGCTTCCCGACGTACCGGCATCGGCGTTGGTGGGGGAGCCGTGCAAGCGCGACACCGCCCCCTGCATCGCGCTTTCGGCCCTGCTCGTGTCGCGTCACGACCCCGAGGCGACGCTCGCGGTGATGCCCTCCGACCATGTCATCAGCCCCGCCGAGTCCTTTCGTAACGCGATCCGCCAGGCAGCCGCTCTCGTCGACGCCCAACCGGCCCGGTTGGTCACGTTCGGCATCAAGCCGACCTACCCGGCCGAGGTCTTCGGCTACATCCAGCAGGGGGAGAAACTGGCCGACGCCGGGCCCGCCGTGGTGAACCGTGTCGCCCACTTCAAGGAGAAGCCGCCAGCGGCAGTGGCAAGGGAGTACCTCGCCGCCGGCACCTACCTGTGGAACGCCGGGATCTTCGTGTGGAAGGCACGGACGATCATCGAAGCGCTCCTCGCACGCCAGCCGGAGTGCATGGAGCGGCTGCAACGGGTCGTGGCAGCCTGGGATCGCCCCGATCGGGACGCCGTCTTCGCCCGGGAGTTCGCGGCGATCCACGGGATCTCGATCGACTACGCGGTCCTCGAGCACGCCCGCGACGTCGTCGTCATCGAGGCGCCATTCGGTTGGGACGACCTCGGCGGCTGGTCGGCGGTCGCCCGCCAGCGGGGTACCGACAGCGAGGGCAACACCGTCGTCGGCCGCCACCTCGGCATCGACTCGGTACGGACGATCGTCCACGCCGACG encodes:
- the trpD gene encoding anthranilate phosphoribosyltransferase, with amino-acid sequence MASVAAVHPSDRRHRRRFSGIRASPSGGRLPRPRSARDPRPETSYAKPTVDRSRRPAEAHPMSAAADPGAVALERLSAGLTPSRQEVHDLVAAVFDRRGDLDTFGRWLSSMADRAPDAGAIAGVAAAVRERMVAVRHGHPVVADTCGTGGDGAGTFNISTAAALVAAAAGLPVAKHGNRAVSSATGSADVLERLGVRVGCGPAVAARCLDVAGICFCLAPVYHPVMALVGPLRRALGRPTLFNAIGPLCNPAGATVQVVGVGRPELREPLAHAAADLGMQRVLVVSGTLPAGNACDEVSVFGPTDVVEIAGGVRRRCRWEPEDFGLSRRNAEDLGSLLVDGPAASAAAITAVLAGVPGPARETVAVNAGALLWAASRSATPADGYRIAIEAIDSGAAARTLAALVATSQEPDPVSPS
- a CDS encoding heavy metal translocating P-type ATPase encodes the protein MKLEVIQPDAPPPGPAAAGAPLPPCCARPGAGELGWQCPMHPDVTASAPGSCPVCGMELVPIGQASTAADDAARARRRLVVCALLGGLLMAVSMTGMAGHALGITDGIVGWLAGTTGNVLQLLLAAPLVLWGGWPILTGGWAGFRRGRPTMFSLVGLGITVAFVASVVATVAPGLFPPAFRRHDGSVETFFESAGMIVVLVLAGQALESRARRGTGAALRALLDLAPPTAERHPGGKTVPLSQVRPGDLLRVRPGGRIPTDATLLEGTTTCDESLLTGEPLPVARGPGDKLLGGAINGPAALVIRADTAAAGALVARIARLVREAQSRRAPIEALADRAAAVFTPAVLGLALATFLGWAAFGPEPRLALGLVSAVSVLVIACPCSLGLATPLSMTVAIGRGAREGILVRSPAALESLAAATLYTFDKTGTLTAGAPRVVGSLAVPGRVPAAHSLLGMVAAVEKVSEHPLAKAFAVAAAGEPIPPVADATAVIGRGIRGRCGDRAVVVGTAGLLGDDGIELTPLQTGPAAEWVAEATAAGQTLVFAAVDGHLAGAFAITDPPRDDAADVVGFLRRRGAGIELLSGDRPAAAEHLARLVGIERVAGGLSPEDKADRVTALRRQGQRVAFVGDGINDAVALAAADVGLAMGEGADVAIGSADITLLTGGLAAVPRAVALADATMANVRQNLVLATVYNLVALPVAAGLLYPLFGHVTSPMLAAAAMSISSLSVIANALRLRRGGR
- a CDS encoding MBL fold metallo-hydrolase, whose amino-acid sequence is MLFLGTGTSVGVPVVGCGCPTCTSPDPRDRRFRTSVALGLPAGTLLIDTTPDLRQQLLNAGLTAIDAILYTHDHVDHVYGLDDVRPICFHSGRSVPVYCEPRVEARIRLAFDYAFAAIPAPGGGVPKLALESISTEPFTVLGARAVPLRLRHGPFDVLGFRFGDVAYCTDTNEIPAATRPLLAGLDVLVLDCLRPTRHPTHFSLAEAIDTARSIGARRTLLVHLSHELGHAEVSARLPPGIELAHDGLAVPLTGLERG